The sequence below is a genomic window from Methanosarcinales archaeon.
AGATTGTTGTAATCCGCGTTTAATCAACTTTTTTTTCAATTCATTGTCAGATAATATGTCTATTATAATATTTTTTAAAGATTCGACATCGTTTGGATTTATTGTAATACCTGCATCTCCTGCAAGTTCGGGAAGGGACGATACATTTGAAGTAATAAC
It includes:
- a CDS encoding glycosyltransferase family 1 protein, yielding VITSNVSSLPELAGDAGITINPNDVESLKNIIIDILSDNELKKKLIKRGLQQSSKFTWENCASQTSKIYDLVSDKL